Genomic window (Subtercola endophyticus):
CGAACACGCATGGTTGATGCCTGCACAGGGTTTGCTCACGCACGCTTGCTATTCTCGATATCAGTTGGTCAGTGCGGCCACCTCTGGACGAACATCAACGTACCCAGCACGACGACGTTGTTACCTGGAGGTCGTCATGCACATGGCAATACAAATCGGTGGGTCGCTGCTTGTTCTCGCTGGCTTCGCGCTCGCGCAGTGGGGTGTGCTCGATCTGAAATCTAAGCGGTATCTCGTGCTCAATACGGTGGGTTCCGCTGTGTTGGCCGTCGACGCCGTCATCGGCCAGCAGTGGGGCTTTCTGCTGCTCGAGGGTGTCTGGGCGATCGTGTCTGGCATCAGCCTCATCGCCGTGCTCTCCGGCCGCACTCCCCGCGCCGCGCACTAGCGCAGCACGCACTAGCTGTACTGCTCAGGGAGGTTGGTTAACCGGCTGATGGGTGGGTGGCTTCCGATGGCGGTGTGGGGTCTGTGGTGATTGTATTCATGGAGCCATGCGGGGAGGGCGTTTCGGCGCGCGGTTTCGGTGGGGTAGAACCGTTTGTAGGCCCACCCGTCGGCGAGGGTGCGGTGGAATCGTTCGATCTTCCCGTTCGTTTGGGGCCGGTACGGCCGGGTCTTTTTCGGTGTGATCCCGAGTTCCGCGCAGGTATCGCGCCAGAGATGCGACTTGTACGCTGACCCGTTGTCGGAGAGCACTCGTTGCACAGTGACGCCGCGGACGGCGAACCAGGACACCGCCCGCTGCAGCACGGCCACGGCGGTGGCGGCGGTTTCATCGGCGTGGATCTCGGCGTACGCGACCCGGGAGTGGTCATCGATCACGGTGTGCACGAACTCTTTCCCC
Coding sequences:
- a CDS encoding CBU_0592 family membrane protein, which translates into the protein MHMAIQIGGSLLVLAGFALAQWGVLDLKSKRYLVLNTVGSAVLAVDAVIGQQWGFLLLEGVWAIVSGISLIAVLSGRTPRAAH